A window of Metabacillus sp. B2-18 contains these coding sequences:
- a CDS encoding ExeA family protein: protein MYKTFYSLAQTPFSKDLRSTDAFRSSDYQGALGALDYLKKSRGMGLLIGDPGAGKTFTLRSFKESLNPSLYHVVYFPLSTGGVMDFYRGLVYGLGEEPKFRKVDLFRQIQEGIERMANERKVTPVFILDEMHMAKDAFLQDLAILFNFQMDSSNPFILILAGLPHLKTRLSINHHRPLSQRLIMKYEIQPLDKEEVTEYIDHHMKLAGSKIPIFTETAIEAIALRSQGWPRVINRLTTNSLLFGAQLKKEQIDDEVVRLAIEDSGI from the coding sequence ATGTATAAGACATTCTATTCCTTGGCTCAAACTCCATTTTCAAAAGATTTGCGATCAACCGATGCTTTTCGGTCGAGCGATTATCAAGGGGCTCTTGGAGCACTTGATTACCTAAAGAAGTCAAGAGGAATGGGGCTTCTTATTGGAGATCCAGGCGCTGGAAAAACATTTACGTTACGATCATTTAAAGAATCATTGAATCCTTCCCTTTACCACGTTGTTTATTTTCCTCTTTCTACAGGAGGAGTAATGGATTTTTATCGTGGATTAGTCTATGGACTTGGAGAAGAACCAAAATTCCGTAAGGTTGATTTATTCCGACAAATACAAGAAGGGATCGAACGAATGGCAAACGAGCGAAAGGTTACTCCTGTTTTTATTCTAGATGAAATGCATATGGCAAAAGATGCATTTCTGCAGGATTTAGCCATTTTATTTAACTTTCAAATGGATTCAAGTAATCCTTTTATCTTGATATTAGCTGGATTACCGCATTTAAAGACACGATTATCTATTAACCATCACCGGCCACTCTCCCAGCGTTTAATTATGAAATATGAAATTCAGCCCTTGGATAAAGAAGAAGTTACAGAGTATATCGACCATCACATGAAACTAGCCGGTTCAAAAATACCAATTTTTACGGAAACCGCAATTGAAGCCATTGCCCTGCGTTCTCAAGGCTGGCCCCGTGTAATCAACAGACTGACAACCAATAGTTTACTATTTGGAGCACAATTAAAAAAAGAACAAATTGATGATGAAGTTGTGCGCTTAGCTATCGAAGATAGTGGGATATGA
- a CDS encoding DDE-type integrase/transposase/recombinase produces MNEKEREQVALFRYGLIAPLLNEQVDVKEYFGELAGKVHSIPYYGERTVAEKTIKEWLLHYRRSGFDALKPKKRTDKGNSRRLTAEDQDQILHIRKKFLHMPVSVFYEHLIDLGEIQKNKISYSTINRLLKKHNLVGKKIIAIPERKRFAHDRINHLWQGDLSHGPYIPIDGKKRKTFLIAYIDDCSRLVPFGQFFSSEKFEGVRVVTKEALLRRGKPTVIYADNGKIYRSETLQYACAQLGITLAHTQPYDPRAKGKIERLFKTIQTRFYPLLQAKPVDSLEELNERFWRWLEEDYHRRIHASLDGKTPHEVYQSQVESVTFLENTKILDTIFLKREYRKVKADSTITLNKQLYEVPPRFIGHSIDVRFDETGIFVFENDQKVAEAVPVSMTDNAHSKRVRSPFNLSEDTEGINHV; encoded by the coding sequence ATGAATGAAAAAGAACGTGAACAAGTGGCCTTATTTCGGTATGGTCTAATTGCCCCACTATTAAATGAACAGGTAGATGTCAAAGAGTACTTTGGAGAGTTGGCAGGAAAGGTTCACTCTATTCCTTATTATGGGGAGCGAACAGTGGCAGAGAAAACAATCAAGGAATGGCTGCTTCATTATCGCCGAAGTGGATTTGATGCATTAAAGCCGAAGAAACGGACTGATAAGGGGAATTCTAGGAGACTCACTGCAGAAGATCAGGATCAAATTCTTCATATAAGAAAAAAATTTCTCCATATGCCAGTGAGTGTTTTCTACGAACATCTCATTGACCTAGGAGAAATACAAAAAAACAAAATATCTTATTCAACTATAAATCGTTTATTAAAAAAACACAACCTTGTAGGTAAGAAAATAATCGCAATACCTGAAAGGAAAAGATTTGCCCATGATCGAATAAATCATCTATGGCAGGGGGATTTGTCTCATGGGCCTTACATTCCGATTGATGGTAAGAAGAGAAAGACGTTTTTAATTGCTTACATTGACGATTGTTCTCGGCTTGTTCCGTTCGGCCAGTTTTTCTCGTCAGAGAAGTTTGAAGGTGTAAGAGTTGTGACGAAGGAAGCACTCCTTCGGAGAGGAAAACCAACCGTGATCTATGCAGATAACGGCAAGATTTATCGTTCTGAGACGCTCCAATATGCATGTGCTCAGTTAGGTATAACACTGGCTCACACTCAACCATATGATCCACGTGCGAAAGGAAAAATCGAAAGACTTTTTAAAACCATTCAAACAAGGTTTTATCCTTTACTACAAGCAAAACCAGTTGATTCGTTGGAGGAGCTAAACGAGCGTTTTTGGAGGTGGCTTGAAGAAGACTATCATCGTCGTATTCACGCCTCTTTAGATGGGAAGACTCCACATGAAGTCTATCAATCTCAAGTAGAGAGTGTAACCTTCTTAGAGAATACGAAAATCCTAGATACAATCTTTTTGAAGAGAGAATATCGTAAAGTGAAGGCCGATAGTACGATTACGTTAAATAAACAACTCTATGAAGTACCTCCACGTTTTATAGGTCACTCGATTGATGTTCGATTTGATGAGACAGGTATTTTTGTGTTTGAAAACGACCAAAAGGTCGCTGAGGCTGTTCCTGTATCTATGACAGATAATGCACATTCAAAGAGAGTGCGTTCTCCATTTAACTTATCGGAAGATACGGAGGGAATAAACCATGTATAA
- a CDS encoding DUF6431 domain-containing protein, with protein sequence MIISYDFGLSLVEYAKKGINNEFPLFDQCPNCKCHSSGNLHRNGYYWRFGLTEEVSLRVPICRMKCLQCKVSFSILPDFFIPYFQHTIETILHRLYRILEDKKANGSRQLLRFHLTRYYKSIKWIHSFFVALGQASGFSKDIKKEAIKYMKKLQDFGESTFLRRSWGHSSSYFMAH encoded by the coding sequence ATGATCATTTCTTATGATTTTGGTTTAAGTTTAGTAGAATATGCCAAAAAGGGAATTAATAATGAGTTTCCATTATTTGATCAATGTCCAAACTGTAAATGTCATTCTTCGGGAAACTTACATAGAAATGGTTATTACTGGCGTTTTGGACTGACTGAGGAAGTGTCATTGAGAGTGCCTATTTGCAGGATGAAATGTTTACAATGCAAGGTTAGCTTTTCTATCCTTCCGGATTTCTTTATCCCTTACTTTCAACACACAATTGAAACCATTCTGCATAGGCTATATCGGATTCTAGAGGATAAGAAGGCTAATGGAAGTCGACAATTATTAAGGTTCCATCTTACGAGGTACTACAAGAGTATCAAATGGATTCATTCTTTTTTTGTCGCTTTGGGACAAGCAAGTGGATTTTCAAAAGATATAAAAAAAGAAGCCATAAAATATATGAAAAAGCTCCAAGATTTTGGCGAATCCACCTTCTTACGAAGGTCATGGGGGCATAGTTCATCCTACTTTATGGCACATTAA
- a CDS encoding CBO0543 family protein: MRSSFTFEYFVYPALCSLFNLYYPEKSNKVVKLTYYFIHTSIISFFEIIAVKYTNLIKYNNWTWYWSFITIWLTYYVSRIYHRWFYKSRSINNRIF, from the coding sequence ATCAGATCTAGCTTTACATTTGAATACTTTGTTTATCCTGCGTTATGCTCATTATTCAATTTATATTATCCAGAAAAGAGTAATAAAGTTGTAAAATTAACTTATTACTTTATCCATACATCCATAATTTCATTTTTTGAAATAATTGCTGTTAAATACACTAACCTAATTAAGTATAACAATTGGACATGGTATTGGAGCTTTATTACAATTTGGTTAACTTATTACGTATCACGCATTTACCACAGATGGTTTTATAAAAGTAGATCTATTAACAATAGAATTTTCTAA
- a CDS encoding CBO0543 family protein, with product MNNTQNVINIIDENINQIEKLIQQKVDIWIEYVIFSPLWWFGVGLSIIPWIIWYFFHKKESRDRLLYSGFIVMVIAIVLDVLGDQLALWHYRFNVIPVLPTYIPWDLTLMPITIMVLLQIKPNTRPIIKAILFALITSYIAEPFFQWLKLYQPTN from the coding sequence ATGAATAACACTCAAAATGTAATAAATATAATTGATGAGAATATTAACCAAATAGAAAAGCTTATACAGCAAAAGGTTGATATATGGATTGAATATGTTATCTTCTCACCACTTTGGTGGTTTGGAGTTGGTTTATCAATCATTCCATGGATTATTTGGTATTTTTTTCATAAGAAGGAAAGTAGAGATCGTCTTCTATACTCAGGTTTCATAGTCATGGTTATAGCAATAGTCCTTGACGTTCTAGGTGATCAATTGGCTTTGTGGCATTATAGGTTTAATGTCATACCAGTACTACCAACTTATATACCATGGGACTTAACTTTAATGCCTATAACAATAATGGTTTTATTACAAATCAAACCTAATACTAGACCAATAATAAAAGCTATCCTTTTTGCTCTAATTACTTCTTATATAGCTGAGCCTTTCTTTCAATGGTTAAAGCTTTACCAACCTACAAACTGA
- a CDS encoding putative quinol monooxygenase has product MSKFSLFGKFVVQEGERDTMVDILLEAAESMKNLDECEIYLVNISEEEQNSVYVYEVWSNENAHQASLALEATQTLIKRAKPIITGMERISTLRTRGGKGIKQLLIKLCGAFLKQGRCLFQFKDRFLQ; this is encoded by the coding sequence ATGAGTAAATTCAGTTTGTTTGGTAAGTTTGTGGTACAAGAAGGTGAACGTGACACAATGGTAGATATTTTATTGGAAGCAGCAGAATCAATGAAGAATCTTGATGAATGCGAGATATATCTTGTAAATATTTCGGAAGAAGAACAAAATTCTGTTTATGTTTATGAGGTGTGGAGTAATGAAAATGCCCATCAAGCATCTCTAGCTCTTGAAGCTACACAAACTTTAATAAAGCGTGCAAAACCAATCATTACTGGAATGGAGAGAATAAGTACCCTAAGAACAAGGGGTGGGAAGGGTATTAAACAACTTCTAATTAAGTTATGTGGTGCCTTTCTGAAACAAGGAAGGTGCTTATTTCAGTTTAAGGACAGATTTTTGCAATGA